TCTGAAATTTTAAATAGATCAATTCCTTCCATATTTAATTCATTATCATTACGCTTTGCAACAGATACTACACTTGCAACAACAAAATTATCATTATCTGCTGCCCAATTTGTCATTACTCTAAATGTATTATTACTCCTAATAGAAAATTGCTCTATTCTTTTTGCTAATTCTTCTTTTCCAGTTACAGTACCTGAAAGAACTCCATTTCCTCCCATATGCCAAATAATATTATCTGATAAAGTTTCAAAAACAAGTTGAAAATCTCCTTGTTCTAATGCTTTTGCATAAGTATTAAAAACTTCTAATGCTTTCATATTAAACACCTCCTAATATATTTTAAGTATATTATAAATACAAGGTATTGATTTTTCAAGTACGAACATTTATAATACATAGTAACTAAATAAATACTATTTAATATTTTAGGAGGTTATTTTATGGGAAATATTTATGAAAAGTGTCCGTTTGCTATAACTCAAAAGATTTTACAAGGAAAGTGGACTATTCTTGTTCTGTATCATTTGAGTACTGGAACAAAAAGATTTAATGAACTTGAAAAACTAATGCCAATAATTAGTAGAACAGTTTTAACAAGAGAATTACGCCAATTAGAAAAAGAGCATTTAATTATAAGGAAAGTTTATGCCCAAGTTCCACCAAAAGTAGAATATAGACTAAGTGAGATAGGTAATGAATTTAAAAAAGTTCTAGATGAGATAGAAGTATTTGGGCAAGAATATATTTCGTTTAATGAAAAAAGATAGGAATAATATTGTAAAATAAATAAAACGAGATATAATTAACATATAAAATAGTTATATTTTAAAAATCATTAAAATTTTAGTGGGAGATGATATATATGATAAGTTTTACTGGTATTGGTTTTCCATTAATTATATTCATATATTTTGGTGGAATATTTTTGGTAGGACAATTAATAAGAAATTTTAATTTAAGTTATAATATGCAAAATATTTTACTTATTATTACTCATTTATCATTAATTTTGATAAACTATTTTATAGCAAAACTATTAAATAGAAAAGAAGTAAAACATACTGTATTTGAAGCAAGATTAGAAAAAGTAGTTCTTTTCTTTGGTCTTATAACAAGTTTTCTAATTATAATGATGGTAGGAATAAGTGTATATAAAGATTTATATGACACTTATTAAAAATATGCAGTTAAAGAGTTGAAACAAAAAACATATTATTTGTTAAGGCTCTTTTTTATACTCTAAAAAATTATCTTAGGCTTTTCACTTGAAATATATATGAATAGAGAATATAATATATAAAAGAAAGGGTGGTATTATGAATATAGAATTTAAGACAAGTTTTAGTATAGGAAGTATTCGTAAAGAGACTTTTTATGTAGATAAAACAATGCTTATAGATAAATTAATAAATAATTACGGAGACCCAATAAATGAAACAGTATTAATATGTAGACCTCGTAGATTTGGTAAGACACTTGGATTAGATACAATAAACTTTTTCTTTAATAAAAATAAAAAAGAAAAGGCACTAGAATTTTTTAATGATAAAAAGATAGCCAAAACAGAAAAAATGAAATATATAGGAACAAGACCAGTAATACACCTTGATTTTAAAAATAAGGAAGCAAAAAGTTTGGATGAAGTAAAATATGCAATACAAAAACTTTTAAGAGCATATTTTCTTGATATAAAAAATAAGGAACTTTCAGATAAAATTAAA
This genomic window from Oceanivirga salmonicida contains:
- a CDS encoding nuclear transport factor 2 family protein, translating into MKALEVFNTYAKALEQGDFQLVFETLSDNIIWHMGGNGVLSGTVTGKEELAKRIEQFSIRSNNTFRVMTNWAADNDNFVVASVVSVAKRNDNELNMEGIDLFKISENKIVEVWTFAKFQSIEDEFWK
- a CDS encoding winged helix-turn-helix transcriptional regulator codes for the protein MGNIYEKCPFAITQKILQGKWTILVLYHLSTGTKRFNELEKLMPIISRTVLTRELRQLEKEHLIIRKVYAQVPPKVEYRLSEIGNEFKKVLDEIEVFGQEYISFNEKR
- a CDS encoding AAA family ATPase, encoding MNIEFKTSFSIGSIRKETFYVDKTMLIDKLINNYGDPINETVLICRPRRFGKTLGLDTINFFFNKNKKEKALEFFNDKKIAKTEKMKYIGTRPVIHLDFKNKEAKSLDEVKYAIQKLLRAYFLDIKNKELSDKIK